The Sporosarcina luteola DNA window CTCTGAAGGCTCAACGGCTTTTTGCTTGATCGTTTCCTTTAATGAGACCGTTACTTCGGCGTCCCTTGCTCCGAATCCGAGAAATCCTTTTTTTCCGGCATCCATAATTTCGACTTCAACATCAGTACGCGTAACATTGAGCTCTTGTAGTGCCGCCTCAATAGCAGCCTCCACTGTCGCTCCTTTTCGCGTTATCTTTTTCATTTCCGTTTCCCTCCTACTTTTACAGGTGCCACTTCTTTTTTCTTAAATGGTTTGTAAATGAAGATATTCTGGATAATTGAAATGATATTACCGATAACCCAATAAAGTGCTAATGCTGCCGGCAGGAATGTACCGAAAATCATAATCATGAAAGGCATGATATACATCATTACTTTCATTTGAGGATTATCCATTGCCGGGCCTGTCCGTAAAACGACAAACTGCATGAGTCCAGCGACGATCGCTAGCGTAATGCTCGGAGTTGCAAGTTCGAACCAAAGGAATTTCCCGATTTCTATTTCTGGAGTAGCATTCATCCTGCTGATGGCATGATAAAGTCCAATGACAATTGGCATTTGAATCAATACAGGCAGACATCCGGCGGCAGGATTGATTTTCTGCTCCGTCATCACTTTCTGCATTTCTTCACGGTACTTTTGCTGCGTCACAGCATCCTTCGATTTGTATTTCTCTTTCAATCCGGCGAGAATTGGCTGCATTTGCTGCATCCGCTTCGAATTTTGCGCTTGTTTGATCATTAACGGCAGCAAGACAAGTCGGATAATAATTGTTACTGCAATGATTCCTAGTCCGTATGTGCCTAATAAGTCTTTGAAAGTGACGATCAAGGACACAATCGGCCAAACGATGTATTTATTCCAAAAGCCCTCGCTCGTATCATATATCGGTTGATTGAATTCCGAACACCCGGCAAGGAATACTGACACTACGGTCAGCATAAGTAATAACACGGCTCTTTTCTTCAAGTCGGTTCCCCCAAATCTGCTTCTATGAAATATCGATGATTTCAGTTTATCATGAACATTTAATACGTTCTACTTCTTACTCAATAACGCCTCTATGCTTGTTTCGGTTTGAAGGCTTTGGCGATCCTTAATACATGCTGCAAGCTTTTTTTCGTTTCGTGGAAATCAAGTGCGGCCGCCTGGTGTCTGGCGATGATAACAAAGTCTCTGTCATTTTTCAGTTCTTCTTTCATTTCGAGGAAGGCTTGTCGGATGTATCGTTTAATACGGTTACGCGTCACTGCATTCCCTATTTTCTTGCCTACGGATAAGCCGATTCTGAACTCCAGTTGGTCTTCCTTCCTATAGGAGTATACGACAAATTGCCGATTCGCTACGGACTTGCCTTTTTTAAATACTTTTTGAAAGTCTTCATTCTTTTTGACGCGCATGCGTTTTTTCAAACCCTTCACCTCCATGGATCAACATCTATGTAAAAAAAAAGACCACTGAGTTAGTGGTCTTATGCTGAAAGCACTTTTCTTCCTTTGCGACGACGAGCAGCGAGGATATTACGACCGCTTTTTGAGCTCATTCTTGCACGGAAGCCGTGAACTTTACTACGTTTACGTTTATTTGGTTGGAATGTACGTTTCATTTCAAAGACACCTCCTGCATTGTCCCTTTACAATCTGACAGTCTTGAACAGTATAAAGGGCATAGCCGAAGATGTCAACCGTTTTTTATGCATCCAATTTGAACTCCATACGTATTCAACAAATTTCAACTGCACGTTTCGACATAAAAGGTTATCCACAATTTCAAAAATCGACAGCCGAACAATATGTTCATAGAAATTTTTCCTCGTTTTTTTATGCACAGGTCTTATCTACACCTTTTGCACATACAAAAGGCTGTGGATAAAGTAATTCTCCACAATTGCCGCTACTGTTAGTAACTCATAGAATCCCTTGTAAATCTTATAGTTTCTTGATACAATATAGAGGATTTTGCTGTTAACAATTTAAAAACCTAATTTTTTTATCCACAATTGTTGATAGGTTGTGGATAATTTTTTCAACACTTTCGGATATTTCTTATCCACAGGAGCGGATTCTGTGTATAATACATATTCCTGTGTTTTTTTATTTTCTATGTAAAGGAGGCCCACGAGTGGATCAGCTTGAAAAATTATGGAACAATGTTTTGTCGAAAATTGAAGACAAAATTTCCAGGCCAAGTTTTGAAACCTGGCTCAAATCGACAAAATTAATGTCCTATGGGGAAGAGAATGTAACAATTGCTGTTCCAAATTCGTTTGCTAAGGATTGGCTCGAGAATCATTATGTGCATTTGATTACTGGCATCCTCTCGGAATTGACTGGGGAGGATCGGCTCATTCATTTCGTCGTTCCAAAAGAAATGGAAGAAAACGATTTTCAAGTACCGAAACCCGCGGTAAAACAAGCAGATAGGTCAGCTATTCAATCAGCTTCTGTCATGTTGAACCCAAAATATACATTTGATACATTCGTCATCGGCTCAGGCAACAGGTTTGCCCATGCTGCTTCACTCGCTGTTGCAGAAGCCCCAGCGAAATCATATAACCCTTTGTTCATCTATGGGGGCGTTGGACTCGGGAAGACCCATCTAATGCATGCAATCGGGCATTACATTATGGAACAGGATCCGTCATCGAAAGTCGTTTATTTATCATCGGAAAAATTTACGAATGAATTCATCAATTCGATCATGAATAACAAAGCAGGGGATTTCAGGAACCAGTACAGGAACGTGGATGTGCTTCTAATTGACGATATTCAATTCATCGCAGGAAAAGAACAGACGCAAGAGGAATTTTTCCATACATTCAATACATTGCATGAGGAATCGAAGCAGATCATCATTTCCAGTGACCGTCCACCGAAGGAAATTCCCACGTTGGAAGATCGTCTCAGATCCCGTTTCGAGTGGGGGTTAATAACGGATATCGCACCTCCTGATCTGGAGACGCGGATTGCCATCTTGCGCAAAAAGGCGAAGGCGGATGGACTGCTCGACATTTCGGATGATGTGATGTTATATATCGCAAATCAAATTGATACGAACATCCGTGAATTGGAAGGGGCTTTGATTCGCGTCGTTGCCTATTCATCTCTCGTTAATATGGACATTACAACTGACCTGGCAGCAGAAGCTTTGAAAGATATCATTCCAAATTCCCGTCCACGAACAGTCAGCATATTGGATATCCAAAAAACAGTCGGGGAGCATTACAATATACGGTTGGAAGACTTCACAGCCAAGAAAAGGACGAGAGCGATTGCATTCCCTCGTCAAATTGCCATGTACCTTTCACGCGAACTTACAGACTCATCATTGCCGAAAATCGGATCCGAATTTGGCGGCAGGGATCATTCAACTGTCATCCATGCGCATGAAAAAATCTCAAAGCAGCTGAAAGATGATCAAAATCTACAGCAGGATATTCAGGATATTAAGAGCATCCTTGGTCGTTGATGAGTATCCACATGTGAATAACCTACCGAAAACAGAACAAGCTGTGCACATATTATGCACATGTGAATCGTTTTACAGCATATAGGGTTTAGGGACTTATCAACATTTCCACAGCCCCTATTACTATTACTATCTTTAGTACTTAACTAATAATTATATAAGCGAGGGTGCAAAATGAAATTTGAAATAATGAGAGACTGGTTGCTCGAAGGATTGAATGATGTCATGAAGGCAATCAGTTCAAAAGTGGCAAACCCCATTTTGACCGGCGTGAAAATGGAAGTGAATGAAAAAGGATTGACGATGACAGGAAGTGATTCAGATATTACAATCTGCACTTTCATTCCTGTTGAACAAGACGGAGAGCAAATTATCCGTGTGATTGAATCTGGGTCAATTATTCTTCAAGCAAAAGTCTTCAGTGAAATCGTCCGTAAATTGCCTACAAACGAAATAACGATTGAAGTTGAAAACATGCAAACTCTTATTCAATCAGGAAAATCCGAATTCCATTTGATTGGTTCAAATTCAGATGAATACCCGGTTCTTCCAAATGTAAAAGACGAATATCGCTTCTCTTTGCCTTCAGATTTGATGAAATCGATTATTAAGGAAACTGTCTTTGCTGTATCCCAGCAGGAAACTCGTCCGATCTTGACGGGCGTACATTGGGAAACGGATGATGAGAAGCTCGTATGCGTAGCAACGGACAGCCACCGTCTGGCTAGAAGGGAAATCGTTCCTGAAATGATGCCGGAAAGCCCATTCAGTGTCGTCATTCCTGGCAAAAGCCTTCAGGAGCTGAATAAAATCCTTGAGGACAACTCGGACGTTGTTGAAATTGTTATTGCAGATCAGCAGGTCTTATTCAAATCTAGAAACGTACTGTTTTATTCAAGGCTCTTGGAAGGGAATTACCCGGATACGTCAAGATTGATCCCTTCGGAATATAAAACGACCGTACAAGTGAATGGCCGTAAATTATTACAGGCAATCGATCGGGCTTCGCTTCTTGCCCGTGAAGACCGGAATAATATTGTCCGCTTCGCTGCAGAAGGCGGCAATGCCATCGAAGTTTCATCCAACTCCCCGGAAATTGGAAAGGTTGAAGAATTGATCGAAGCGATTGATGTGAATGGTGAGGATCTTAAGATCTCCTTCAGCGCCAAATATATGATGGATGCATTGAAAGCGATCGAAGGGCAGGACATTGCGATCCATTTCACAGGTGCCATGAGGCCATTCATCTTGAAATCAATGGAAAGCGATGCAATTTTACAATTGATTTTACCTGTCAGGACTTTTTAACAACTAAGAGACTGTCTACTTTTATCAGCAGGCAAAGGAATGCAAAACGTTTTCCTTCGCCTGTTTCTTTTTATTTAGTGCAAGCTCTTTTTCATTTACATTTTTACTTACAGCTGAAAGTTCGGTAAAATAGAGGAACAGACTAACTTATGAAGGACTGAAGCGGATGGAAATCATGAAAATTGATACGGAATTCATTACATTAGGTCAATTGTTAAAAATGTCGAATAGCATAAGCTCGGGCGGTATGGCCAAATGGTATTTGGAGGAAAACACTGTCTACGTAAATGGTGAAGTTGATCGCAGACGAGGCAAAAAGCTATATGACGGGGATATCGTCACACTTCCCGGCGTCGGCAAATTCAAGATATCCACATCCTCAGATGGTCAATCGGATGTACATTGAACGGCTTGCTCTAACGGATTATCGGAATTATGAATCCCTTGAACTATCCTTTTCCCCGCATATCAATGTTCTGATTGGAGAAAATGCGCAAGGCAAGACCAACATCATGGAGGCGATCTACGTATTATCAATGGCGAAATCGCACCGCACTGCAAACGATCGTGAACTTATACGTTGGGAGCAAGAGTATGGTAAAATAGAAGGGGACATAAAGCGGAAATACGGACGTCTTCCGCTTGAATTGACGATATCGAAAAAAGGCAAGAAAGCGCGGGTCAACCATCTGGAACAAAACCGCCTCAGCCTATATATCGGTCAGCTCAATGTTGTCATGTTTGCTCCGGAAGACTTGAATCTTGTAAAGGGAAGTCCACAAGTCCGAAGAAGATTCTTAGACATGGAAATCGGACAAATATCCCCCGTCTATCTACATGACCTGCTGACTTTTCAAAAGGTCTTAAAGCAACGGAATGCAATCCTCAAAGATCATCGCGGAAAATTGGATTTTACGGACGTCATGTTCGATATTTATACAGAACAATATATACAGCTGGCTGTCCAGATCATCCGGAAACGGTTTTATTTCATCGAACTGCTCCAGAAATGGGCGGAACCGATCCATAAAGGGATATCCAGAGGCATCGAGCAGCTAAAAGTGACGTATGGAACATTAAAAGAGTTGGATTCTGGGCAGACTGCTGAGCAGATGGAAGAAATACTTAGTCAAAAATTGCAAGAAGTGAGACGTCGTGAATTAGAACGTGGGATGACTCTGATCGGACCGCATCGTGACGATCTCCATTTTTTTGTGAATGACTACGATATCCAAACATACGGTTCGCAAGGGCAGCAGCGGACAACTGCTCTGTCGCTCAAACTTGCGGAAATAGACCTCGTCAAACAGGAAGTCGGAGAGACCCCGGTTCTTCTTTTGGATGACGTGTTATCCGAGCTCGATGATTACCGCCAGTCCCACTTGCTGAATATCATGCAGGGCCAAGTGCAGACATTTGTCACGACGACGAATATCGCGGGAATCGATCATGAGACGATACGTGATGCCGAGCTATATGAAGTATCTGCTGGCAGGGTCAGCGATAAAGAGAATTAAATCCATTCCTGTCTGAAAAGTAATAGAAGATTAGATCGATGCGTGGAAAGGAAAGGTGAACGGTTTGGCTATGGAAGAAAAAGAATTGCAAATGGCTTATGATGCGAATCAGATACAGGTCCTAGAAGGCTTGGAAGCTGTCCGTAAACGTCCGGGCATGTACATCGGTACAACTAGTTCGCGAGGGCTTCACCATCTTGTATGGGAAATTGTCGACAACAGTATCGATGAAGCGTTGGCGGGCTATTGCGACCATATTGAAGTGACAATTGAAAAGGATAACTGGATTCGCGTCGACGATAATGGGCGCGGCATTCCGGTTGGCACCCAGGAATCGACAGGCAGACCAGCCGTTGAAGTCATTATGACGGTTCTTCACGCCGGAGGTAAATTCGGAGGCGGAGGCTATAAGGTATCAGGCGGTTTGCACGGTGTCGGTGCCTCTGTCGTGAACGCACTTTCCGAAGTGACGGAAGTCTATGTGCGACGGGATGGTAAACTTCACTTTATCCAATTTGAACGAGGCGTTCTTTCGCATGAATTGGAAGTCATCGGTGAAACCGACGAAACTGGAACGCGTACACGATTCAAAGCAGATCCTGAAATATTCACGGAAACGACAGTCTATGAATATGAAATATTGGCACATCGTCTGCGTGAGTTGGCGTATCTGAACAGAGGCTTGCGCATCAGCATCACGGATGAACGCGAGGAGGAAATTCGCACAGATACGTTCTACTACGAAGGCGGCATCAAGTCCTACGTTGAACATTTAAATAAAAACAAAGAACCGATCCATGAGGAACCAATTTTCATAGAAGGTGAGAAAGATGGCATCTCCATCGAAATCGCGATGCAATACAATAGCGGCTATGCGGAGAACCTGTTTTCATTCGCGAATAATATCAATACGTATGAAGGCGGTACGCATGAATCCGGGTTTAAAACCGCATTGACTCGTGTTGTCAACGACTACGCCAGGAAGAACGGAATGCTGAAAGAAGCAGATCCGAACCTTTCAGGCGATGACGTGCGAGAAGGATTGACGGCCATCATTTCAATTAAACACCCAGACCCTCAGTTCGAGGGACAGACGAAAACAAAATTGGGCAACTCCGAAGTAAGCACGATCACGAATACTTTATTCTCTGAAGGGTTCCAACGTTTTCTTCTTGAAAACCCGGTGACTGCACGATTGGTGATCGATAAGAGCCTTATGGCTGCCCGGGCGCGAATTGCTGCAAGGAATGCACGTGAATTGACGCGCCGGAAATCAGCATTGGAAGTATCGAGCCTTCCTGGAAAACTGGCGGACTGCTCTTCACGCAATCCGGCAATCAGTGAATTGTACATCGTTGAAGGAGACTCGGCAGGTGGTTCTGCGAAAAGCGGACGTGACCGTCATTTCCAAGCGATCCTGCCATTACGTGGTAAAATCCTGAATGTTGAAAAGGCCAGATTGGACCGTATTTTAGGAAATGCGGAAATCCGGATGATGATTACAGCACTCGGTACAGGCATCGGGGATGAATTTGATCTTTCGAAGGCGCGTTACCATAAAATCGTCATCATGACGGATGCCGACGTCGACGGAGCACATATCCGGACGTTATTATTGACATTCTTCTTCCGTTTCATGCGGCCGTTGATTGAAGCAGGTTATGTCTATATCGCACAACCGCCGCTTTACCGGGTCAAACAAGGCAAGCATGAAGAATACTGTTACGACGAAGAACAACTCCAAGAAATCATGAACCGGCTTTCTTCCGTTCCGAAACCGGTCATTACACGTTATAAGGGTCTTGGTGAGATGGACGCGACACAGTTATGGGAAACGACGATGGATCCGGATCAGCGTACACTCCTTCAAGTGCAGCTCGAAGATGCATTTGATGCAGATTCAACATTCGAGCAATTAATGGGTGATGAAGTTGAACCGCGCCGCAGATTCATTGAGGAAAATGCGATGTACGTAAAGAATTTGGATACTTGATTTATTCAATAAACGAAAAATGGAACAGGGACCCGCAACAGAAGGGACCTTTTTGAGTTGACAGGCTGTGTGTGAAAAGCGCCTGAGTTGAAAGGAGTTTGACAATATGGCAGATATGCCAAAACGTGGTGTCCAAGGCATTAACATCAGTACGGAAATGAAGACGTCCTTTCTCGACTATGCGATGAGCGTCATCGTCTCCCGGGCATTGCCTGACGTGAGGGATGGGTTGAAGCCCGTCCACCGCCGTATTCTCTATGCGATGCAAGATCTTGGAAACACCGCGGATAAACCACATAAGAAATCAGCCCGTATCGTCGGTGATGTAATCGGTAAGTATCATCCACATGGCGACAGTGCCGTTTATGACACGATGGTCCGGATGGCGCAGGATTTCAACTATCGCTATATGCTCGTCGATGGCCATGGGAATTTTGGTTCCGTTGATGGCGATGCGGCAGCGGCGATGCGTTATACGGAATCTAGAATGTCCCGGATCGCAATGGAACTGCTTCGAGACATCAATAAAGATACAATCGATTACCAAGATAACTATGACGGCCAAGAAAAAGAACCGATTGTTCTGCCGAGCCGTTTTCCGAATTTGCTTGTCAACGGAACATCGGGCATAGCGGTCGGTATGGCTACGAACATCCCTCCCCATCATTTGGGAGAAACGATTGACGGAGTGCTTGCGATGGCAGACAATCCGGCAATCACTACTGAGGAATTGATGGATATCATTCCGGGACCGGATTTTCCGACCGGCGGTATCATTCTCGGTAGAAGCGGTATTCGCAGAGCATATGAAACCGGGCGCGGTTCGATTATCATCAGGGGTAAAGTTGAAATCGAGACGCACTCGAACGGCAAAGAGACAATCATCGTGACAGAACTTCCTTACCAGGTGAACAAGGCACGGCTTATTGAAAAAATTGCCGAGCTCGTCCGTGACAAACGGATTGAAGGCATCACACATTTGGCGGATGAATCCGACCGGACAGGTATGCGTATTGTCATCGACGTCCGTAGGGATGCAAATGTTCATGTGTTGCTGAATAACCTTTATAAGCATACGGCGCTTCAATCGAGCTTCGGGATTAATATGCTTGCGCTTGTAGATGGACAGCCGAAAATCTTAGCACTGAAAGAAATCCTTTATCATTATTTGGAACATCAGAAAGTGGTCATCCGGAGACGTACTCAATACGAGTTGAGGAAAGCTGAAGACCGCGCGCATATTTTGGAAGGTCTGCGGATTGCGCTTGATCATATCGATGAAATCATCGCGTTGATCCGCGGTTCGAAAACGACCGATGAAGCGAAAACAGGTCTGATGGAACGTTTCAATTTGTCCGAACGTCAATCTCAGGCAATCCTTGACATGCGTCTCCAACGTTTGACAGGACTGGAACGGGATAAAATCGAGAATGAATACCAAGAGCTCTTAACCTTGATTTCCGAGTTGCGCGCCATTCTTGCAGACGAGGAAAAAGTCATTGAGATCATCCGGGAAGAGCTGCTTGAAGTGAAGCAGCGTTTCGCCGATGACCGCAGGACCGAGATTGGCAGTGGCGGTGCTGAGATGCTCGAGGATGAGGATCTCATCCCTGTCGAGAACTCCGTATTGACGTTGACGCATAATGGCTATATCAAACGGCTTCCTGCCAATACGTACCGGAGCCAGCGTCGCGGAGGCCGCGGCATCCAAGGAATGGGAACGAATGATGATGACTTTGTCGAGCATTTATTGAACACTTCAACACATGACACAATCCTGTTCTTTACTAGCCGTGGAAGGGTATTCCGTAAAAAGGGATATGAAGTGCCGGAATTCAGCAGGACGGCGAAAGGATTGCCGATCATCAATCTGTTGGATGTCGACAAGGATGAAAAAGTCACGGCCATGATTCCTGTGGACAAATTCGAGGAGGATAAATATCTCTTCTTCGCTACGAGAGCCGGCGTGGTCAAGCGTACATCTGTAGCCGACTTTGCCAATATCCGCTCTAACGGCCTTATCGCTCTAACATTGCGGGGTGATGATGAACTGATCGGTGTGAAAATGACAACCGGTGATCAGAACATCGCAATCGGTACACGTGATGGCATGCTTATTAAATTCGACGAGCGTGATATCCGATCGATGGGACGTGTCGCAAGTGGTGTGCGCGGCATTCGTCTACGAGAAGGAGATATCGCTGTCGGCATGGATACTGTTTCAGAGGGCGATGAAATCCTGGTTGTAACCGAAAAGGGCTTCGGTAAACGGACTCCTGAAGACGAATACCGCATCCAGTCCCGTGGCGGATATGGGTTGAAGACGTTGAATGTGACTGATCGGAACGGACAGCTCGTTGCGATGAAGACAGTCGACGGATCGGAAGACCTCATGTTGATCACGATCCATGGCATACTGATCCGCATGGATATTGAAGACATTTCCTCAATCGGCCGCAGTACGCAAGGTGTCCGCCTGATCCGTCTTGGAGAAGATGAGCTTGTCGCGACAGTTGCAAAAGTCGAAAAGGAAGAAGAACATGAAGAGTTTGATGAAACCGACGAAACCGACGATAGTAACACGGACGTAGAGATGGAAGGATCCATCGAAGCGGACCATATAGAAGAAATAGAAGAAGAATAATGTTAAAAAGTTATTGAGCCGGCTGAATGCTGCTCAATAACTTTTTTTCTATCGTCTATTTTGAATATTTGCAGTATGATAGTCCTTAAGAGACGATTGGAAAGTGGTGACAACTTAGACATGGAAGTATATAAGACAATCAGTGAACTGCGAACAGGAATAGTACTTAAAGAAGATGTGTATAGTAAAACGAAGTTTCCGATAATACGAAAAGACACGGAACTAACACAGGAACATGTTGAAGTATTACAGGCTTTCGGAGTGCAACGCGTGAAAGTGGAAGAACGGGTCGCCCAGAAAGACATTCCTGAGTCGGAGAAAAGTTCTTCCATGAATGCTGGGGACATTCTTGAAAATATTCCGTTGAGCATGTATCAACTACGCAAAGAATATAACGAAGCGGTCCGTAATTATAAAAAGGAATTCAGCAATTGGCGTGCCGGTCAACATCCCGATGTCCCAAAAGTCCGTGGATTCATCATTCCATTGATCGAGAAATTCATTAAGCAGAAGCAAATGCTTACGATGTTGAACGATTTTTCCAATCCGGAAGAATACATTTATCATCATTCGGTCGCTGTCGGGATTCTCGCAGCAGCTATCAGCAATCAAATGGGATATGAAAAGGGAGATGCGCTGCAATTAGGATTGGCGGGTGCATTGGCGGATTGCGGTATGGCTAAAATTGCGCCTTCCATATTGGAAAAAACCGCGTTCCTTACGAAAGAAGAGTACAACGAAGTGAAAAAGCATACGTTGTTCAGTGTGAAGATGATACAGGATACGCCTTTACTTAGGCAGGATATGAAACTGGCAATCCTTAAGCATCATGAGCGGCTCGATGGAAGTGGCTATCCACGCGGAGAGAAAATGGATACCATTTCGGCATTCTCCCAAATCCTTGCTGTTGCTGACGTATTTCATGCCATGACATCTGAAAGATTATATAGAGTAAAACATTCCCCATACAAAGTGATTGAAATGATCAAAGAGGAAGAGTTCGGCAAATTCGATATTAGAGTCGTAGAAGCACTTCATAGACTTGTCGGGAATCTATCCATTGGTACAAGAGTGAAGCTGACGGATGGCGAAGTCGGCGAAATCATGTTCATTCATCGTGATACTCCATTAAGACCAATGGTAAAAAAAGAATCGGATGGGATTCTCATTGATTTAGCGACACATAGAAGCATTGCGATTTCGAAGATCATAGATTGAATGGAATAAAGCCGCGACTGTAAAGATACATCGTGGCTTTAGTAGATGGAGAAGGACAAAAAAAGATTACAAAAGGGGTT harbors:
- the gyrA gene encoding DNA gyrase subunit A, which translates into the protein MADMPKRGVQGINISTEMKTSFLDYAMSVIVSRALPDVRDGLKPVHRRILYAMQDLGNTADKPHKKSARIVGDVIGKYHPHGDSAVYDTMVRMAQDFNYRYMLVDGHGNFGSVDGDAAAAMRYTESRMSRIAMELLRDINKDTIDYQDNYDGQEKEPIVLPSRFPNLLVNGTSGIAVGMATNIPPHHLGETIDGVLAMADNPAITTEELMDIIPGPDFPTGGIILGRSGIRRAYETGRGSIIIRGKVEIETHSNGKETIIVTELPYQVNKARLIEKIAELVRDKRIEGITHLADESDRTGMRIVIDVRRDANVHVLLNNLYKHTALQSSFGINMLALVDGQPKILALKEILYHYLEHQKVVIRRRTQYELRKAEDRAHILEGLRIALDHIDEIIALIRGSKTTDEAKTGLMERFNLSERQSQAILDMRLQRLTGLERDKIENEYQELLTLISELRAILADEEKVIEIIREELLEVKQRFADDRRTEIGSGGAEMLEDEDLIPVENSVLTLTHNGYIKRLPANTYRSQRRGGRGIQGMGTNDDDFVEHLLNTSTHDTILFFTSRGRVFRKKGYEVPEFSRTAKGLPIINLLDVDKDEKVTAMIPVDKFEEDKYLFFATRAGVVKRTSVADFANIRSNGLIALTLRGDDELIGVKMTTGDQNIAIGTRDGMLIKFDERDIRSMGRVASGVRGIRLREGDIAVGMDTVSEGDEILVVTEKGFGKRTPEDEYRIQSRGGYGLKTLNVTDRNGQLVAMKTVDGSEDLMLITIHGILIRMDIEDISSIGRSTQGVRLIRLGEDELVATVAKVEKEEEHEEFDETDETDDSNTDVEMEGSIEADHIEEIEEE
- a CDS encoding HD-GYP domain-containing protein, with amino-acid sequence MEVYKTISELRTGIVLKEDVYSKTKFPIIRKDTELTQEHVEVLQAFGVQRVKVEERVAQKDIPESEKSSSMNAGDILENIPLSMYQLRKEYNEAVRNYKKEFSNWRAGQHPDVPKVRGFIIPLIEKFIKQKQMLTMLNDFSNPEEYIYHHSVAVGILAAAISNQMGYEKGDALQLGLAGALADCGMAKIAPSILEKTAFLTKEEYNEVKKHTLFSVKMIQDTPLLRQDMKLAILKHHERLDGSGYPRGEKMDTISAFSQILAVADVFHAMTSERLYRVKHSPYKVIEMIKEEEFGKFDIRVVEALHRLVGNLSIGTRVKLTDGEVGEIMFIHRDTPLRPMVKKESDGILIDLATHRSIAISKIID